From the genome of Rhinolophus ferrumequinum isolate MPI-CBG mRhiFer1 chromosome 24, mRhiFer1_v1.p, whole genome shotgun sequence:
TCCAAGCTACTGTAAAGGCCTGGGAATTCAGAGAGCAGTACAGCTTTGGAGGTTGGAAGACAGTGGCACCAGCAGAGACTTCCAAGTCTAAGCTAAAATGgttttcaacctagaattctatattcagctAAAAAGATCAAGTGTGGAGGCAGAAAAAAATTGGTATCAGGTACGCAAGGTATTAATCATCTTACCTGGGCTTGAAACCTTTCTCTGGCCAAAATGAAGGCAGAAGTGTTTGAAAACAGGGCCCAACATAGGAGGGAGACAGAGGGCATTgccaggaggaaaggaaggtgggCACAGTGTGAGAGCTGTGTGTCTGTCCTAGCAATCTGCCAGGTCAGGCTGGCGCCCCAGAGGGGTGGCCTCCAGGGAAAAAGCCCAGAACTGACGGGGTGTCCAATACACTGAGCTTATGTAGGAAACTCTAGAAAAGCTGTTGGAGGAGATGGGGAaagtttgcaaataaaaaaataggcaTCATTAATCACTAatgctacaaaaacaaaaaaatctgcaaGGAAGTAAGTCTACTACTTAGCCCAGCAAAGAACAGTTATTTATGCAGTGTCACTAACAAACACTGCATGTTGTTTTCACCCAAAATTGAGTTTTTGGAAGGACAGGGGAAGGGGAGGTAAGTgttggaggaagaaagaaacagtaaACTTGAACAAGACAGAAAGACCATCGTCGGTTGAAAGTCTCCGGAGAGAGGCTGGGCTCTGGTGGGGAAGGGATTTTCTATAGCCTTTTGGAACTGTGTGACGACACTGTGCGTGGGTAGTtctttgagaaattaaaattaattaacaacATAGTGTGGTgattgtgccccccccccccccccgtgcgcACGTGCTCCATAGTGTGAGGCACTGGAGGTGGACACGCCGGCCTGTGTTTCCAGCCTCACGGGACTTGCACAAGCTCGCAGAGCTGTCTGCCAGCCTAAGCAGAATTCTGGTGTACAATACATGTGGTTTTCATATTATAGGCCCTGGCACACAAGCGTGATGCGTCCTGTGGTTCTCAGAGCCAGGATGCGGCGCCCTGGCCACATGTGGTATTTGCTCTCCCTGGTTCCTAGGGCCTGGACCTGCCCGCTGTGCAGCCGCTGTCCTGTGTGATTAGAGAAAAACAGGCCTCTCTGAACTTTCTGGCTGTGAATTGACCTGGGGTATCACCTGagattaatgttttattaagctggaggaagagaaaggtgCAATGAGTTTTTCTAGAAGCCAAGAAGATTTGAGGCCAGGGTATTGGGAGCAGTTCAGCCCTTGGGATCCTAAAGGTCAAAGATGACCATGTATTTGCCTTCTGGCTGGTGGGCTGGCATCCTCGCCTGGTCTGTACTGGTGGTGTGACTCCGGTTCTGAAATGGAGGGCAGCATCCGACCCTCCCATGCTGGTGGGGCTGAATGTGGAAGGGCTTTGTAAGTCCGCAGACCCAGGCGGTACCCTCCCTGCAGCCGCAGCCACGCCCTCGGGGACTTACAAGTTCATTTCCTCCGCCGCCTCCAGGAATCGAAGTTGATATTGACGTGGAACATGGAGGGAAAAGAAGCCGCCTGACCCCCGTCTCCCCGGGCAGCTCCAGCGTGGAGGAGAAGTGTAGCTCTCAGCCAAGCAGCTGCTCTTCTGACCCTAGCAAACCGCATGGcgatgtggagggcgcagcgcagTCTCTGGCAGAGCATTTGGACAAGATAGCCCTGGAGTCAGGGGCACAGCCCGAGGCAAGCACGGTCGCAATCTCCCTGCACCCCAGCAACGGCCCCTCCCGGGCACTTTACACCCCCAGCCACGGCCCCTCCCCGGTACTTACACCCCCAGCCACGGCCCCTCCCCGGTACTTACACCTCCAAGAATGGCCCCTCCTGGGCGCTTACACCCCCAGCCATGACCCCTCCCCGGTACTTACACCCCCAGCCATGACCCCTCCCGGGCACTTTCAAACCCCCAAGAATGGCCCCTCCCGGGCACTTACACCCCCAGCCATGGCCCCTCCCGGGCACTTTCATACCCCAGCCATGGCCCCTCCCCGGTACTTACACCCCCGGCCATGGCCCCTCCCGGGCACTTACACCCCGGCCATGACCCCTCCCGGGTACTTTCACACCCCCAAGAATGGCCCCTCCCGGGCACTTACACCCCCAGCCATGACCCCTCCCGGGCACTTTCAAACCCCCAAGAATGGCCCCTCCCGGGCACTTACACCCCCAGCCATGGCCCCTCCCGGGCACTTTCATACCCCAGCCATGGCCCCTCCCCGGTACTTACACCCCCGGCCATGGCCCCTCCCGGGCACTTACACCCCCAGCCATGACCCCTCCCGGGCACTTTCAAACCCCCAAGAATGGCCCCTCCTGGGCACTTACACCCCCAGCCATGGCCCCTCCTGGGCACTTACACCCCCAGCCATGGCCCCTCCCTGGCACTTACACCCCCAGCCATGGCTGCTCCCCGGTACTTACACCCCCAGCCATGGCCCCTCCCGGGCACTTACACCCCCAGCCATGGCCCCTCCCCGGCTCTTACACCCCCAGCCATGGCCCCTCCTGGGCACTTATACCCCCAGCCATGGCCCCTCCCCGGCTCTTACACCCCCAGCCATGACCCCTCCCCGGCACTTACACAACTGGCGGGACCCAGGTATGTGGCAGTTAAGTCATCCCATGAACCTTCCCCTAGGACTTCGTAGAGAAAAGTTGGTCCCTTTGGCCTCTGCCAGTCAGTCCTCATGTGCCCACTGTCCCAGGACCCGAGGCTGTGGGCAGATGGGCCTGTTGCCCACATCCTGTGTGTTGATGGCGGTTTTGTTCCAGGAACAGATGGAGTCTGATAACTGCTCAGGAGGAGATGACGACTGGACTCACTTGTCCTCAAAAGAAGTGGACCCGTCTACAGGTGAGCTCCAGTCTCTCCAGATGCCGGCATCGGAAGGGCCAAGCTCTCTGGACGCTTCCCAGGAAggacccacagggctgaaggaGGCGGCATTGTACCCACACCTACCACCAGGCAAGTGATTTCAAGTAGTTTTGTACTTTGACCTTTTTTGTTCAGAGCATTCTGTCAGTTGCTTTTAGTAACACAAAAAGATGTCATGTTCTCCACTGCGGGGCTTGTGTATtgagaaacatgagaaaaaatCGGGAGTTGGTTTTGTCCTCCTGTGTACAATACTGAGCCTTGTAAGGGCAGCTCATTTTAGTAATTTCTAAGACCTCACATCTAGACCTGCAATTACAAAGGCAGGTGTGACGTAGAGGCGGCACTGGCTTTGGCACTAAAAGTGGGCTCAGAGTCCATCTCCACTGTGTCCTCCTCATGGAGAGTGCTGACCTGAGAGCAGGGGTCACAGCCAAGATCCCTGCAGGAGCCGTCACAtgaagtaccctgtttccctgaaaataagacctggccagacaatcagctctaatgtgtcttttggagcaaaaattaatataagacggagtatattatattatattatgctattatattatagactcggtcttatagtgaaataagatcAGGTCGtatgttaatttttcctccaaaaggagcattagaactgattggctaggtcttattttcggggaaacacggtaggtggtGTGGCTGGCAGCAGGGCTGGTGGGGACTGTGGCAGCCGGAGGGCACCACTGAATACAAGAGGCAGCTGGTACTCTGCTGCACCGCATTATTGTCGCATGGCAATGCAGTTTCAGGCAGTACGCAACTGGAGACCCATGTGTGGGCCAGTCTGGGCCTTGGGCCACCAGTGTGATCTCCTCTGCCTTAGAGCATGGCGGCAAAGTACGGCCTATGGGCCAGgatgattttctcattttcataatGGTTGAAAAAAAGTTAAGACCTGtgaaaaacagatgaaattcaaatttaaaaaaatacaagtgaaaaaaaattaaaaaaatacaagtgtTATGGAGCACAGCGgtgcttatttgtttatatacCGTCTGGCTGCCTTTATGCTGTCACAGCAGAGGGGAGTGGTTGTGAAAGCCTGCAAAGCAGCTTAAAATCTGTtctctggccttttacagaacaAGCAGGCCCGCCCCTGCCGTGGAGAGTCCTGTGAGGGTTGGAGACCCTGTGACACTGTGGGAGGGCCGGGCCCCACAGGCACTGAGTGCGTGCTGGCCAGACAGGATGCTGCGGCATACAGGTTACACTTGGGGCCCAGTGACTCCCTCATGGCTTTTGTTCCTCTCTCTGGCAGAAGCTGACCCCCGGCTGATTGAGTCCCTCTCCCAGATGCTGTCCATGGGCTTCTCTGACGAAGGCGGCTGGCTCACCAGGCTCCTACAGACCAAGAATTACGACATTGGAGCTGCTCTGGACACCATCCAGTATTCAAAGCACCCACCGCCATTGTGACCGTTTTTGCTCATCTGTTCCATCCCTTTTGTTTGTTGCATAGTTGTGTTGAGCTAATGTACAACCCCAGTGCCTCTGTAAGGGCCAGTTTCTCTGCATTCTTCTTCCagaatctgggggtgggggtggggatgcatGAAGCCATTTAGGGCAGTAGAACAAGTGACATGAGGAGGGAGTTCCACGTGTTGTGCTGAGGTCTCAGAATCATTTACCGGCTGCCCGTGGCCAGGCTGGGCCCGGAGCTTCCCCAGGCAGAGCGAGACTCCTTGCTGGGAAGGACACCGAGGCCACACCACATCACGTCCCTACTCTCCACCCGCCAGGATTACACCAGCAGTCCAGAAATATATCTTGCCTGTGGCCTTccgctttttcttttttgtaatgacTAATAGTAGTTGATTTTCTGCTAGAAACCGGATATACTCCGAGTTTAGCTACAGTGCAACCAACATTGTCGGGTGGAGCAGGTGGTCCTGGAGCGAGCACTGGAGGGCGGGGCAGCCCAGGATGGGCTTCACACGTGGGCGTAAGCAGGGGCTGACGGGGCCAGTGTTGGTCACTGAGCACTGCCTATTTCATAACCGCTGCAGTTCTCTCATTTCCAAGTGTGTCACCTGCTTTGCAAGTATGAAAATCCCTTTGTAGCCATTCTGTTAGCATATTTGTAAACAATCTGTAATTAAATGGTAAAGCACTTTAATCAAAGATGTTACAACAAGATGACCCGTTTGACAGTCATGTTTATTGTTGGTTCTTGGTCGTTCCCATAAACCTCTTCAGTCCTACTATTTAAAAGCACCTCAGGGAACCCCGTTTCCAATGACATAAGAGTCTAGTAGAGAGGGGCTCATGTAACAAACACGGAATAGCATTCTAGACTCAGTTCATAGATTGTCATCAAAGTCCTCGCCGGTGTTAAAGAGGTCACAGAGTCGCACGAGTGGGGGCTCCTGTGCCCCTCTGACTGAGGGCCCAGCCTCTGCCCGAGAGCCTGTACCCCACAAGTGCTCAGGAGTCTCCTTGAAAGGCCTCTTGGGCCCAGATGTGGGCGTGTGTGTGGCCAGAGGGAGCTGGAGCACACCGGGCATCCTGCTGAGGCTTCCTTCTCTTGGGGTCTGAGCCCTTGGGGTCCCCTCCTCAGCCTGTGCAGCTGGCCTGGGGTGCCTGTGCAGGGGTGTCGGGGACTCTGTGTGCACATGTGAGCTGTTTCCAGGTGGAAAAAGAAATCGTTCCCACTTAGAAGATTTCTGGACAGGACGTGGTGGTTCCCCCCAAGGACCAGTGAGCGCCCTGGTGTTCCAGTCCTCATGACTGTTTCCTTCTCTGACCTTCCCCGTCAGGCCAGTGGGATCCTGCAGTGGAGACAAGAGGAGGAGACAGCCTCATCCTCCGTTCAGGAGAGCCAGTGGCCAGCAGGACCAGGGGACAGGAAGAGAAGGGTCTCTGTGCCTGCACTGCTGCTTCCTCGTCTCTCCTGGGTTCTGGCGCTTTCTGCTGCATATTCTACCTAATAGCCAGTCCTCAGGCTGCAGGCTAGGGACAGGCTTTGATTTTGAGGTTTAGCACAAAGAAATGCCCTCTACCTCACCCCAAACCCTCTGCCAAGTGCCATGACCAGGCTTTCCAAAAAAGGCAGATATTCTCATGGAATCACTCGTGTCATGGGGCCCTGAGAACCAGGCAGAAGCATGACTGAGAGGAGGGGTGAACTAGAAGGGCTGAGAGGCCTTTTGTAAAGGGATGGAGACGCCATCCTGCCTGCTCACTGCCGGCAGATGCGCAGGTCCAGAACCGTGGTGAGGGTTCCGAGGCTGTGGAAGTGGCTGCACAGAGGCCCTCGTGGGATATAACAATGTCGCTGGGGCCTGGCCTCCCCCTTCCACTCTGGAGGCAGATGCACTGAAAATTGGATTTCACCACCTATGAAGTGATTTGAAAGCAATGACAGGTGGGACCCTGTGACACCACCCCAAACCAGGCAGTAGGGAAAAGGCTCTGGAGTCTGCCGTCCCTGTCAGTTCTGCCACTGACTTGCTGTACCTTAACGAACCTTCACTAGGTGTAGTTCTTCACCTTCAAAAAAAACACCAGGCTCATGGCAAGCATCACACATGATCATGCAGTTAAAATGTTTCGCCAGGGACTGGCACATCAGTAACTGCCATTATTCTTAGTCTGTAATTTGGGGATTCAGGGCCACATCCTTACCTGGGTCACAGCCAGTTAGTGGCAACACCTGAGTTTGGCCTCTGCCTCTTGTGCTACTGCCAGAAGCCAGCCAAGCCAGCGGCGGCCTACGTTGGGGGTGGCAGTGATGGACGCCCAGGAGAGCCTCTGCCTGGGCGCCTGTGGCCCTCATGACAGAGTAAAGCAAAGCCTGCGTTCTGTGGCCTGGAGAATGTGGTGGGGTCTGCTAGGTTGGAAGCTTCAAGAACAAGAGCAGACCCAGGGGCAGCGGGCACCTCCGGTGCACACAAACATGCCCGGGCTGGCAGGGGTGAGGATGGGAATGGCTCCTCAGAGACCCGGCAGGACCCGTGCTGCACCCCACACAGCAAAGAGGACGGGCCTCACTCAGAAGCCCTCCTGGTCCACCCTGAGTGCCTCCAAGGCATCCAACTGCCCTTTTGACTGGGACGTACCAGCACTGAGGAGGAGCATGGTGGGGAAATGGTGCAGGCTTAGGATGGCAAAGACAGCATCCATGAGGGAAGCTGGAGTTTTGGTGGGTAGAAGACTCGTACTTCAGTTGTCGACAAAACATGACAATTAAAAAAtcctgggccagcccggtggctcaggtggttggagcaccatgctcctaaacccaggttgccagttcgagtcccacaagggccagtgagctgcgccctctacagctaagattgtgaacaacagctctccctggagctgggctgcagtcaGTAGtaggaggttggtgtgagctgccgtgtgCTACTGTGGGTCGCTGTGTGCTGCCgttgagtggccggcagccagcgtgagcagccgcCATCTagagagagctgctgtgagcggccgaccgacaactggtgaccaactgcctaAGCCGGGGGTAGGGGGTTGGTGGGAGGCGCAACGCTCATGATGCCAGTCAGACTGAgaaaccggagtgggggggggaggtggaagaaaggggggaaaaatcctgTGTGCACTCAGTGGTCACTGGGACCAGAAGAGAAACATCCTCAATCACTGACCTTCTGGGTCTCCAAGGTGACCTCTGAGTCCCCCAAGTCCTGGCCGTCAGGGCTGCACAGAGGCTGTGTCGTGCTCTGGCTCCATCTCCTGGCAGAGGAAAAGTGCTATCAAGAATTCAGTCTTTtccacagacaatagtttagtggttaccagagggtaaggggcggggtaggagatgagggtaagggggatcaaatatatggtgacggaaggagaactgactctgggtggtgaacacacaatgggatttatagatgatgtgatacagaattgtacacctgaaatctatgtaattttactaacaactgtcaccccaataaactttaatcaaaaaaaaaaaattcagtctttttCACCACCGAGTCACCTGGTCTGACACCCTGCACAGGTAGAACTTGTCACCCTGTACAGCTTCCCAGGTAGCTGCCCAGCTCCCGCCCCAGCGCTGAGAACAGGCAGCCCAACGACATCCAAGGCAGTCCATGTCTCTGCTCGTGGCTTATTTGGAACTGAAATCTACCTCCCAATAGCACCTGCCCTGTAAGAGCCACCCTGGATCTAGACAAGACATTGTCTCAGAAAATTCACTAAGTCTGGAGAAGAAATCGGTAAAAGTTAGGTCTTTCCTGATCTAAGCAAAAAGCTTGCAGGCCTGTCAGCTCCTCTGGCCACAGTTGGCTTTGTCACCCCTGCCCATGAAATAAATTCTTGCCTGAGGTGCTCAGAATTGAAAGAGTGTCGTCAAGTTGCCCACGGGCACCCTGCCCCACCCTCAACTCTTGACGGGCACCTGGCACCTGGCCAGGCCAAGGAGTGCCGGGCAGTGACATGCCCACTGGCTCACGCCACTCAGGCTTCTCGCACGCTGCTGGCTGCTACAAGCCACTCCTCAGCCTCCCAGCCACATTCAGAACAGGCACGAGCTGGATTAGTGACTAGCGGGCACCTTTTCCGAGGCAGGCTGGTATGGAAGGGAGGGTCTGGCTTCTCTGTGGTGGACGAGGGCCAGCTGTTGAAACACGCTCCTGCTTCTGGCCCCAGCTCCCTGGAGCCCCTTGCTATGTACTTCAGCCAGCGGTTCTCGGACGGCTTAGGTTTTTCCTAGGGGATTGGGAGGTAAGTTTATTCTCAGAGTTGGAAGGCAGGATTTTCCACTGAAAATCCCCAGCCTGACTCTGAGGCCTGAGGGTCTCAGGACCCATGTGTACCCCACCACTAAAAAGGTGTTTGGCTGGAAGGTAATGGGAGTCGCACACTCGGAGGCACCGCTGCGGACAGCGGcacactgggggtggggtgggggggctgcaGGGCACAGCGTATCAAGCTCTTTGCAGATGGCCGCGCTCCCTGGCCCAGTGGCTGCAAACTAAGACAAAGGCACAAAGGTGTTCATTACAGTGTTATGAAAATAGCGAACATGTACAGTAGTCAACGTTTGGAAACAATGTAAATGCCGAGAAGGGGGTTAATACTGGCATATCCACTGTATCCTGGAGATAcgttttaaaagtgaaaatcaatgaaaactaTAAGCAACACAGAATGGTGTTAAGTGAAAACTCCAGGATGCAAACTATTTCTTACAATATGAATGATGTAAAATTAAGGTTGTAAAGTGGACAAAATTGGGAAGTACAGACCCAAATATGCAAGAGCTGTTGTGTTCAAGTGGGGTGCTTAGACCATTTACTCTgcctataataaaaatatgaagacgGAGAGAGGACGTCGCAAGGGCGATTCTGTGAGCAGAGGCAGGGCTCTGCCCTCGAGCAGGCAGGGAACCTTGGTCTGTCTTGTACTCGCCCTGTCCCTGGCAGGACAGTGTTCCACGCACCTTCGGCATCTTGGAGTCACCTCCTGCGTCACTAAGCTCCCACACACACTGCCCGCCCACACTGTTTCAGCACCGACTGTACAGGTGCCCAGACAGAACTGATGTGGGCCCCCTCAGGCTCAGTCTGGAGAAGGGGAACATGGAATCCCAGGTTCCTGCCAACAGCATCCTCTCTCTACCAGAGGTGCCCAGAGCACTGAGGGACAAGGGGAGAAGCACAAGGAAGTGAAATTCCAGCTAAGTTCAGAGTTCTCCAAGCAGACAGAAGAAAAAGCCCTTTACAGagtattgtaattatttgtacACATGGCAGTCTTCACCCTTACAAAAGTGATAGgttcattattttatgtttcctgtaGCTTTAAGCCGAGTGCCTGTCATTCAGTGGcatcaacaagcatttactgaataaatgactAATGTATGAATAAATGGCCCCCCTATATCCCCCGTGACACGGAGCCAGCCCAGGTGTCTGGGCTGACTCAGGTGCTGGCTTACCTGCAGAATCATATGGTCAGTGTGCCCAAGACCTGCGTCCTTCTCTTCATCGGCATTTCCAGGTTCTTCCAGAGACCTTAGGAAAAGATTGTACATATGTCCTTGTAAAAGGACCAGGAAGATAAAGGGCAGGAAAGTGGGAGGAGCAGGATGCAAGGACTTGACGAATAGCAAAGACTTCTCGGGGACCTTAGCATCTTAGCTCTGTTGTTTTGATGGGACTCAGTAATCTTGTAGCAGTGCAGAAGGCCTGGGCAAAGGGACCATTTTCCTCAGATTTAGGCTGGTTGAGCTCTCCATCAACAGGTTAAATGACACAGGCAGAGGGGCAGATGCTTAACCCAGAGAGACCAGTTTGCATCCTGGCTGTCATTGTCACAGTATGACTATTTCTTCAACCACAATGGGTGAGtgtgataaatgagaaaatgtgtgtgcAGGCCCTGCTCAGGGTCTGGAACACAGAGCAGTGTCAGCTGACCTGCAGCATAGAGTCCCTTCTACCAGCCATGGTGCCTCCATTGCACAGGGTCACATGAGTCTTTACGCACGACCAGAGAAGGAATTCCTGAGTTCACAGTGGAGGCCTCCAGGGACAGAGGGCTCTTCTACCACATGAAGAGGAGCAAAgagccttcctttctctccagcctTGAATGGGCTGATGGCCAGCGAGAACGTTTACTGTAAGAGCCAGAGCCACGTCCATCCGGGTCAGACAGGGTTGTTCCAGCACGTGATCAAACTGGAACTCTCTCGAGTGAACTTCGAGAACCCCAACCTCTACCAAATGTGGGCACCTCTCTTCTAGTTTGTTCATCTGCAAAAAGAAGTCAATGATCCTCACAGGGTgactgtgaagatgaaatgagatcacGCAAGTGGGACGCCTGCTCTGCACATGGTAGACACTCTAACCTTCCTATGATTCTGGAACTCAACTCCATCAACTAAAGGCCATCTCTCAGCAACCTGAAGGTTCTAGTGCGTCTTCTTACTTCTAAAGTTACCACTGAGAATGTGGGTGTCTACTGTTCCTTTGAGGGTGACCTTGCTTCTTTCCAGCTACTTTTCAGCTCTTCCGTTTGTCTTCTGTGTCCTGCAATTTCATTATACTGTTGTGACTAAGGGCAGAttctttttaactcttaaaattacctaattgaggtataattcatataCATCAAAACGCACCCAGTTACATGTACAATTACTAAGTTTTCATAAATTATACCTTGGAAACTATCACCccaattaaaatgtattagagaaaattttttattgagacataattgacaagACAGAGAAAATTTTCATTACCTACCCCAAAAAGTTCCCTTCTGTGTCTTTGCAGGCAATTTCCCCCCTCTCCAATAAATGGCTGACCCCTACTACAGTATGTGGTCCTGTCTGGCTTTCACTTACCAGTGTTTTTGAGATTTGTCcatgttgtttttgttgctgaatagtattccattgcatgaatataccacaatttgtttgttcattcacctTCTGATGTATCTATATGTTTAGCCTTTTCACCAATgtcatactgtcttgattactgtagcattatagtaaatcttgaaagcAGGTTGTAGAAGTCctacaactttgttcttcttatcAAAATTGTTCTAGcaattctaggtcctttgcatttctacatcaattttaggatcagtttgtcaatttctattaaaaaaaacgctgctggaattttgattgggattaggTTGACTTTAAGATCAGTTTAATGATATTGAGTTTTCCAATCTATGAACTTATTATATCTCTTCAttaatttagatctttaatttctcttagcatgttttatactttttcctGAACAGCTCTTACACTTTTGGTTATATTTATCactaagcatttcattttttgatgctattataaatgatatttgaTGTTTAATATCACTGTCCCATGTTTCactgaatttatataaaaataaaatttaattttgtatgttgaCCTTATATCCTGTGATCTTGCTAAATTAACTCACTAGCTCTAGCATCTTTTGTGTAGGTTCAtcaggattttctacatacacgATGTCTTGGTCCAGTTTGGGATTTACTGTTTCGTGAATCTAAGAATGTAAGCCTTTGGCTCTGAAAAatgctctgttcttttttctgcAAATATTGCCTTTGGCCCATTCTCTTTATTCTCTCTTGCTAAAACTCCTCTCTGTATCCTCCATGTCTCTCAACTCACATTTTCCAcctttttatctttctgtatGATATTGTGAATAATTTCTTCAGGTTTATCTTCCATTTCACCAATTCTCTCTACAGCTGCACTTAGTCTGTTTAACTTGTCTCCCACAATCTTAATTTTAATGACTATACTTTTCATTTCTACAAACACTTTTTGGTTGCTTTTTCAAAACtacttggttattttttaaaggcttttaaagGCTCCTATTATCAACCCTCTCTTCTATTTCATGAAA
Proteins encoded in this window:
- the MRNIP gene encoding MRN complex-interacting protein isoform X1, producing MRGRLERSRRMQGAEPGPAGAQGARAHGAGRRAPGPERLQGAEPERTGSRSPRTCARAGEAVRKAAMAPSPQVRVLRCCCCRLFQTHQVKKSLKWTCKACGEKQSFLRAYGEGSGADCRRHVQKLNLLQGQVSEMSLRSLEEPGNADEEKDAGLGHTDHMILQEKPKPSENRWLKYIARGSRELGPEAGACFNSWPSSTTEKPDPPFHTSLPRKRRWSQSTTQPLCSPDGQDLGDSEVTLETQKDPTGLTGKVREGNSHEDWNTRALTGPWGEPPRPVQKSSKWERFLFPPGNSSHVHTESPTPLHRHPRPAAQAEEGTPRAQTPREGSLSRMPGVLQLPLATHTPTSGPKRPFKETPEHLWGTGSRAEAGPSVRGAQEPPLVRLCDLFNTGEDFDDNL
- the MRNIP gene encoding MRN complex-interacting protein isoform X3 — protein: MRGRLERSRRMQGAEPGPAGAQGARAHGAGRRAPGPERLQGAEPERTGSRSPRTCARAGEAVKKSLKWTCKACGEKQSFLRAYGEGSGADCRRHVQKLNLLQGQVSEMSLRSLEEPGNADEEKDAGLGHTDHMILQEKPKPSENRWLKYIARGSRELGPEAGACFNSWPSSTTEKPDPPFHTSLPRKRRWSQSTTQPLCSPDGQDLGDSEVTLETQKDPTGLTGKVREGNSHEDWNTRALTGPWGEPPRPVQKSSKWERFLFPPGNSSHVHTESPTPLHRHPRPAAQAEEGTPRAQTPREGSLSRMPGVLQLPLATHTPTSGPKRPFKETPEHLWGTGSRAEAGPSVRGAQEPPLVRLCDLFNTGEDFDDNL
- the MRNIP gene encoding MRN complex-interacting protein isoform X4, encoding MFLTESWHFTIGIKFTPAPEVPALPGSEMDRAVPGKAYGEGSGADCRRHVQKLNLLQGQVSEMSLRSLEEPGNADEEKDAGLGHTDHMILQEKPKPSENRWLKYIARGSRELGPEAGACFNSWPSSTTEKPDPPFHTSLPRKRRWSQSTTQPLCSPDGQDLGDSEVTLETQKDPTGLTGKVREGNSHEDWNTRALTGPWGEPPRPVQKSSKWERFLFPPGNSSHVHTESPTPLHRHPRPAAQAEEGTPRAQTPREGSLSRMPGVLQLPLATHTPTSGPKRPFKETPEHLWGTGSRAEAGPSVRGAQEPPLVRLCDLFNTGEDFDDNL
- the MRNIP gene encoding MRN complex-interacting protein isoform X2 gives rise to the protein MRGRLERSRRMQGAEPGPAGAQGARAHGAGRRAPGPERLQGAEPERTGSRSPRTCARAGEAVRKAAMAPSPQVKKSLKWTCKACGEKQSFLRAYGEGSGADCRRHVQKLNLLQGQVSEMSLRSLEEPGNADEEKDAGLGHTDHMILQEKPKPSENRWLKYIARGSRELGPEAGACFNSWPSSTTEKPDPPFHTSLPRKRRWSQSTTQPLCSPDGQDLGDSEVTLETQKDPTGLTGKVREGNSHEDWNTRALTGPWGEPPRPVQKSSKWERFLFPPGNSSHVHTESPTPLHRHPRPAAQAEEGTPRAQTPREGSLSRMPGVLQLPLATHTPTSGPKRPFKETPEHLWGTGSRAEAGPSVRGAQEPPLVRLCDLFNTGEDFDDNL